A region from the Leishmania panamensis strain MHOM/PA/94/PSC-1 chromosome 20 sequence genome encodes:
- a CDS encoding hypothetical protein (TriTrypDB/GeneDB-style sysID: LpmP.20.5260), translating into MVVGPKKVRDAPAYTSSSPAQSLSATSGDRKRGGEKRISERQYAAPGQFNARDRGRARSHCATALLAHANAVTTVDDQDEGRDTARRDAIRNDGVDFVTESVDSCNSGDRSDLSMSHHGSKHSAEIVVEEISGGPISTLPLTPALTPPTTTAAAVSDALDGVVVIALGSPPPARREQGGSRGHHKGCERSEPAQRSVMCISDEEDMVELQHPRKRTMLSRSHTSVESSSANTHCFHTFELKMPSQLLYDDKKGDAADEEGFSVLQPYPQREPDLTVHRTSCCFSSLGPLPTRAPVSSDLLAAIDGTELKQHLRHIDNDAGPRALHAAPILQVSGLRDFFTYGIQAAMRHYSEHFDGTTDSEEDGACGAMSNSAVTPHLDNVSSPTTLPTSLYDTHQRSTAPGYRNAFLEDSSAVPTYYDNTARNRPRANSCSSSSAATYDSDVEGTDLSFSRGDKKTSTQKTCLLNPQQTSLFRAPRGVTAARHSPGQGAMADSSWLGETATRTSSTNLQTLSMPPSGSAQAADQQRKDGAQMRFREALQHAYQCEDVHRQWRRAQLDKQQEQLLRGVALLQGTTFSSSDALLAELLPSRGRDGRRRADPLRSPTPLQQQQPQDGASSLSLLANCAEAAVERGTETITQQAGKNREAEPAPAQRSNTDDNGTSDALTRLAAEAMYSVGDETGGRSALSIDTGEACLSSSSKATSTPQMDAASKHPLHGMPPDQVQRLRKPLNPFIEALLRHHQDAQRKQRAAQHAEDQAIHARRMYELPVLTEDVVRYAALLLCLRRRSSGGGDMRVTCAASAGGSGVPQPGPAGKELSSSTTSEESAQSPNVAVADPAAALAFGEEGALLYLKYPAPLLRTTSFAVETVRLLKWLRTWKRNDLGVAGGMGGASGGGSSVGAGGVSGGSSSSSKSLGKIGRKRARVDTVKLNSLHGNSNSIEDDDDSDGDRGVAVVASPTPAPFAAASGCTIAEAPAPKRSALEHVSQQAQHAVELQKAQVKQERRSAFLNFFGAATVTAVATPTPSPTKDAKWHVKAVQSQGEGNHDTEEVVGQTPVSFLAVSESTGRSTGVRDMAAISVGATYGITSSLMPSQLALASHAYQLYCHAWKHAVKTGITPLAVAANAFSSHKAVTEQLRLNSCPGNTAGAAAASNKNTSWVDGAVSRVCAALPFFKEMREEAQRTALGSANNGAYYEDAFGNRLRSARLAKKEQEQRELLLARQRRRAKRKGYFHRDDEDGGLGGRVSDSGASAMLEAMLHPSTTCGTQEQGVGRGKKRRRSTDGAGGIASSNNAREGKGVAKGTQPRVSYGCAAACRDLRPRSRAASSCSSSSQPSSRSSSSTASTVSTESDQVEAGVKDELTNIAVVSGPTGSGKTAAVYVAAQLLGFRVVEMNASVRRCSKTVELLLAELTRSHRLSGLRPGTTGGFNAEEELAKLKQQHAVMMERARAETEATERKAELKRREAVKSNGISAQAVASFFAKSSGRAAVPCSKTAKCAKGKDAAKQVSGVGMVGEVSASATTTTSSPPPLPTTALGTPASVGTLLLFEDADILLGDESAKPFYAAIRDLAHRSKVPIVVTVSSDPAAAQRYDTEPFLALLDEQLQQRHPMSTSPTSVLQPTYWQLCDAAGLNSTMAALEAAQQALQVEVDLGNRGVLTATTITTTAVTHENDGSPSVMGDSGESTSKSPVSGTSAASFLSLFSSAGGGGAAGSAASAAGAWTNGAGTGVSATAAASGGGGAGGTNTAAPAAASLVATRSTHILLNPTLVANFFGSQTPFTVVDPLPPAALYAQLLAVGAVELDLLGLDEPATSPGGSDSAVSLSSSLSQQELERMAARLIVRDTRLFLRLAKHLRHHIFGAWNMVDDGSGALAPSSSLPGHSLVTAVQCDAARRTTTDIRYWLNKLQLLLLSLRAGSRAAQPLDAAEAETSSEAVMRKRSREAMETSSATVPAAYRDVNVMCEATPRTRCAEHLVEVEFQHCVSLASSEWDSALGRHLSNVAHNEQHSTRYERWFLEDHVYYIADIVEELATIDHPTARVDYTTSLQVLASPLAAAQSARRGRPPSLLSFSKKSSSASDPERKVATTPGAAGHQHEGASPCATQCTRSSGGTGGGMNSAWRSFFAASGVSWASSSSSATSASPALRGVSPAAPRQQALFDCGSSKAAGRVVGAPAPPPLTIPARYEWPPSAFELCRQACSHAHLRPVELLLPYGAAEAYYGTAAASASTLAPSSIHGMQEPTSALLGHEIPLQFLTRRSVLNPSTGDNGEAEDLGRELPSGVRTTQEERFGVFRRWWCRARKAGALRDSVAGRSAATLEDIIGFGCLLTPSAAATRNVTSGKPVRTATAQ; encoded by the coding sequence ATGGTCGTTGGTCCAAAGAAGGTGCGAGACGCTCCCGCGTACacatcgtcgtcgccagcACAGTCCTTGTCGGCGACTTCGGGAGATCGAAagcggggtggggagaagcgTATCTCAGAAAGGCAGTACGCAGCGCCGGGGCAGTTCAACGCTAGAGACCGCGGTCGCGCTCGCAGTCACTGTGCAACAGCCCTCTTGGCGCATGCGAACGCAGTAACCACCGTCGACGACCAAGACGAGGGGAGGGACACGGCACGCAGGGATGCAATAAGGAATGACGGTGTCGATTTCGTCACTGAAAGCGTAGACAGTTGCAACAGCGGTGACCGCTCTGATCTTTCGATGTCGCATCATGGAAGCAAACACTCTGCTGAGATAGTGGTCGAGGAGATCAGTGGCGGGCCGATCAGCACGCTACCCCTCACGCCCGCGCTGACACCACCAACtacgacagcagctgcagtgtctGATGCGTTAGACGGCGTTGTGGTTATCGCGTTGGGatcgccaccaccggcacGGAGGGAACAAGGTGGCTCCCGAGGCCACCACAAAGGCTGTGAACGAAGCGAACCGGCGCAACGGAGTGTGATGTGTATAtctgacgaggaggacatggTGGAGTTGCAGCACCCCCGCAAGCGAACCATGCTGTCACGATCGCATACTTCagtggagagcagcagcgccaacaccCACTGCTTTCACACCTTCGAGCTCAAGATGCCGTCACAGCTACTGTACGATGACAAAAAGGGCGATGCAGCCGACGAGGAAGGGTTTtcagtgctgcagccgtATCCGCAGCGTGAACCAGATCTCACTGTACAccgcaccagctgctgcttttccTCACTCGGCCCGTTGCCCACTCGCGCCCCCGTCAGCTCGGATCTCCTTGCAGCTATAGATGGAACTGAGTTGAAGCAGCATTTGCGCCATATCGACAACGATGCGGGGCCGCGCGCTCTTCACGCCGCACCCATTCTGCAGGTGTCAGGGCTCAGAGACTTCTTCACCTACGGCATACAGGCAGCGATGCGTCACTACTCTGAGCACTTCGACGGTACTACCGACTCAGAAGAGGATGGCGCATGCGGTGCGATGAGCAATAGTGCCGTCACGCCACACCTTGACAATGTCTCTAGCCCCACAACGCTACCAACTTCACTGTATGACACGCACCAACGCAGCACGGCACCAGGCTACCGCAATGCATTTCTGGAAGACAGCTCTGCTGTACCGACATACTATGACAACACCGCACGCAACCGTCCTAGGGCTAAttcgtgcagcagcagcagcgctgccacatACGACAGCGACGTTGAAGGAACGGACTTGTCCTTCTCACGGGGCGACAAGAAGACAAGTACCCAGAAGACGTGTCTGCTGAACCCTCAACAAACCTCTCTTTTTCGAGCCCCTCGTGGCGTGACGGCAGCACGCCACTCGCCCGGACAAGGGGCGATGGCAGACAGTTCGTGGCTTGGCGAAACCGCTACAAGGACTTCGTCGACCAACTTGCAGACGTTGTCAATGCCGCCATCCGGctcggcgcaggcggcggatCAGCAACGCAAAGACGGTGCGCAAATGCGCTTCCgtgaagcgctgcagcacgcctACCAGTGCGAGGACGTGCACAGGCAGTGGCGACGTGCACAGCTAGacaagcagcaggagcagctctTACGCGGCGTCGCGCTTCTTCAAGGTACAACGTTCTCTTCGAGCGATGCGCTTCTCGCTGAGCTGCTACCCTCGCGTGGGCGTGATGGTCGCCGTCGGGCTGACCCGCTCAGGTCCCCTACCCCActccagcaacagcaaccacAAGACGGTGCGTCATCCCTATCGCTGCTCGCGAATTGTGCCGAGGCGGCAGTAGAGAGAGGCACGGAGACGATCACGCAACAAGCAGGCAAGAATCGCGAAGCAGAACCGGCGCCTGCGCAACGAAGCAACACCGACGATAATGGCACCTCCGACGCCTTGACGCGTTTGGCTGCCGAAGCAATGTACAGCGTGGGTGACGAGACTGGAGGCCGCTCGGCGCTCAGCATTGACACAGGCGAAGCATGcttgtcgtcctcgtcgaaGGCTACTTCAACTCCACAGATGGATGCTGCCTCCAAACACCCTCTCCACGGCATGCCCCCGGACCAGGTGCAGAGGCTGCGCAAGCCGCTGAACCCCTTCATCGAGGCACTCCTTCGCCATCACCAGGATGCTCAGCGGAAGCAACGGGCTGCACAACACGCAGAGGACCAGGCCATTCACGCCAGGCGCATGTACGAGCTGCCTGTGCTCACAGAAGATGTGGTCCGCTACGCAGCGTTGCTCCTCTGCTTAcggcgtcgcagcagcggtggcggtgacatGAGAGTCACGTGTGCAGCCAGCGCAGGGGGGTCTGGCGTGCCGCAGCCAGGCCCCGCCGGCAAAGAACTGAGCAGCTCAACCACGAGTGAGGAGTCAGCACAGTCCCCCAACGTGGCAGTCGCCgaccccgctgctgcgctggcgtttggagaagagggcgcaCTCTTGTACCTCAAGTACCccgccccgctgctgcgcactaCATCCTTCGCGGTGGAgacggtgcggctgctgaagtGGCTGCGTACGTGGAAGAGGAACGATCTTGGCGTAGCGGGCGGGATGGgtggcgccagcggtggtggtagcagtgttggcgctggtggcgtgagtgggggcagcagcagtagcagcaagAGTCTGGGCAAAATCGGTCGCAAGCGTGCGAGAGTGGATACGGTCAAGCTCAACAGTCTccacggcaacagcaacagtatcgaagatgacgacgacagcgatggTGACAGAggagtggcagtggtggcaagTCCGACCCCAGCACCTTTCGCAGCAGCCAGCGGCTGCACCATTGCGGAAGCTCCCGCGCCCAAACGATCGGCACTGGAGCACGTCAGTCAGCAGGCACAGCACGCCGTTGAGCTTCAAAAGGCGCAGGTGAAGCAAGAGAGGCGCTCCGCCTTTCTCAACTTCTTTGGAGCGGCTACAGTgacagcagtggcgacgCCAACCCCCTCGCCCACTAAAGATGCGAAGTGGCATGTGAAGGCGGTGCAGAGCCAGGGCGAAGGTAACCACGACactgaggaggtggtggggcaAACCCCCGTCTCCTTTTTGGCCGTAAGCGAATCCACTGGTAGAAGTACAGGGGTGCGCGATATGGCCGCCATTTCTGTCGGTGCCACGTACGgcatcacctcctctctGATGCCGTCACAACTCGCGCTAGCATCGCACGCCTATCAGCTCTACTGCCACGCGTGGAAGCACGCGGTCAAAACTGGCATCACACCCTTGGCCGTTGCGGCTaacgccttctccagccaCAAAGCAGTCACTGAGCAACTTAGGCTAAACAGCTGTCCCGGCAAcaccgccggtgccgctgccgcgagCAACAAAAACACGAGTTGGGTCGATGGCGCCGTCTCCCGCGTCTGTGCCGCGTTGCCTTTCTTCAAGGAGatgcgcgaggaggcgcagcgcaccgcacTAGGCTCTGCAAATAACGGTGCCTACTACGAGGACGCCTTTGGCAACCgtctgcgcagcgcacggcTCGCCAAGaaggagcaggagcagcgagagctgctgttggcgcggcaacggcggcgagcgaagagaaagggcTACTTTCATCGTGACGACGAAGACGGTGGCCTCGGCGGCAGGGTGTCAGACAGCGGGGCCTCAGCCATGCTAGAAGCGATGCTACATCCATCCACAACGTGTGGGACCCAAGAACAAGGTGTTGGGCGAGGCAAgaagcgacggcgcagcactgACGGCGCTGGAGGGATTGCCAGTAGCAACAACGCCAGGGAGGGTAAAGGAGTGGCGAAAGGCACACAACCTCGCGTCAGCTACGGATGTGCAGCCGCTTGCCGTGATCTCCGACCTCGATCGcgtgcagcgtcgtcgtgctCCTCATCCTCACAGcccagctcgcgcagcagcagcagcactgcatcGACGGTGTCAACGGAAAGCGACCAGGTCGAGGCGGGAGTAAAGGACGAGTTGACCAACATCGCCGTCGTCTCAGGTCCGACAGGCTCTGGCAAGACCGCCGCCGTATACGtggccgcgcagctgctcggctTCCGCGTGGTGGAGATGAACGCAtcggtgcggcgctgctcgaaGACAGTGGAGCTTCTGCTTGCGGAGCTCACGCGCAGCCACCGACTGAGTGGTCTACGGCCCGGCACAACAGGTGGCTTTAATGCAGAAGAAGAGCTTGCAAAgttgaagcagcagcacgccgtcATGATGGAGCGTGCCAGGGCTGAAACAGAGGCCACCGAACGGAAAGCGGAGCTCAAGAGACGCGAGGCAGTGAAGTCAAACGGTATCTCAGCCCAGGCGGTCGCAAGCTTTTTCGCCAAgagcagcggccgcgccgcAGTGCCGTGCAGTAAGACAGCCAAATGTGCCAAGGGAAAGGACGCAGCCAAACAGGTCTCGGGTGTAGGTATGGTGGGCGAGGTGTCTGCCTCCGCTACCACCACGAcctcgtcaccgccaccgctcccCACAACAGCCCTAGGGACTCCCGCCAGCGTGGGCACCTTGCTTCTCTTCGAGGACGCCGATATTCTCCTCGGCGATGAGTCTGCCAAACCATTTTATGCAGCCATCCGCGACCTAGCACACCGGAGCAAGGTGCCCATCGTTGTAACGGTCTCCTCCGACCCAGCCGCTGCACAGCGCTACGACACCGAGcctttcctcgctctccttgaCGAGCAACTCCAACAGCGACACCCAATGTCGACCTCGCCGACGTCCGTCTTGCAGCCTACGTACTGGCAGCTGTGTGATGCGGCGGGGCTGAACTCGACGATGGCTGCGCTGGAAGCAGCACAGCAAGCGCTTCAGGTGGAGGTGGATCTAGGCAACCGCGGCGTTTTGACGGCAACGACGATCACAACTACGGCCGTCACACACGAGAACGACGGTAGCCCTTCTGTGAtgggcgacagcggcgaaaGCACGAGTAAGTCGCCGGTGAGTGGTACTTCCGCGGCCTCGttcctctcgcttttctcctctgccgGTGGGGGCGGCGCGGCCGGTAGCGCAGCGTCGGCTGCAGGCGCGTGGACAAACGGGGCGGGCACTGGTGtctccgccactgccgctgccagtggaggcggcggggcCGGCGGCACCAACACGGCCGCCccagccgctgcttccctGGTGGCtacgcgcagcacacacatactGCTCAACCCCACTCTCGTCGCGAACTTCTTTGGCTCCCAGACGCCCTTCACCGTGGTCGACCCGCTCCCCCCGGCTGCTCTGTACGCACAACTCCTGGCGGTGGGGGCAGTGGAACTGGACTTGCTGGGACTCGACGAACCTGCCACGTCGccgggcggcagcgacagtgctGTATCGTTATCGTCTTCACTCtcgcagcaggagctggagcgcatGGCGGCCCGACTCATCGTACGTGACACACGTCTTTTCCTTCGACTTGCTaagcacctccgccaccacaTCTTCGGTGCCTGGAATATGGTTGATGATGGAAGCGGCGCGCTCGCGCCTTCATCGTCCTTGCCGGGACACAGTTTGGTGACTGCTGTGCAGTGCGACGCGGCCCGCCGCACGACGACAGATATACGTTACTGGCTGAACAAGCTACAGCTGTTACTCCTTTCACTGCGCGCAggcagccgcgcagcacagccACTCGATGCGGCTGAGGCTGAGACGTCGTCGGAGGCGGTCATGCGTAAGCGGTCGCGAGAGGCGATGGAAACGTCGTCTGCGACCGTGCCAGCCGCATACAGAGACGTTAACGTAATGTGTGAAGCAACCCCAAGAACTCGCTGTGCCGAGCATCTGGTAGAGGTCGAGTTCCAGCACTGCGTCAGCCTCGCCTCGAGTGAGTGGGACTCAGCCCTGGGACGACACCTCTCCAATGTGGCTCACAATGAACAGCACAGCACTCGCTACGAGCGCTGGTTCTTGGAGGACCACGTTTACTACATCGCGGACAttgtggaggagctggccaCGATTGATCACCCTACCGCGCGCGTGGACTACACAACTTCCCTGCAGGTGTTGGCGTCTCCTTTAGCTGCTGCGCAATCGGCACGGCGCGGACGTCCGCCATCGTTGTTGTCGTTCAGCAAGAAGTCTTCTTCTGCCAGCGATCCCGAGAGAAAGGTGGCTACGACTCCAGGTGCGGCTGGCCACCAACACGAGGGGGCCAGCCCATGTGCGACTCAATGCACCCGTAGCAGCGGTGGTACTGGCGGCGGCATGAACTCTGCGTGGCGGTCTTTCTTTGCTGCCTCTGGTGTGAGTTGGGCGTCTTCATCGTCGTCAGCCACGTCGGCATCGCCAGCCCTTCGTGGCGTCTCACCGGCAGCTCCGCGTCAGCAAGCGCTCTTTGACTGCGGCAGCTCCAAGGCAGCCGGCAGGGTAGTCGGCGCACCGGCGCCTCCACCTTTGACCATACCCGCTCGGTACGAGTGGCCGCCGAGCGCCTTCGAGCTGTGCAGGCAGGCATGCAGCCACGCACATCTGCGCCCGGTGGAACTGCTGCTCCCCTACGGCGCGGCAGAGGCTTACTACGGAACCGCAGCGGCATCCGCGTCGACGCTTGCGCCCTCCAGCATCCACGGCATGCAGGAGCCGACCTCAGCGCTACTCGGCCACGAAATTCCTCTTCAATTCCTGACACGCCGCTCCGTGCTCAACCCCTCAACGGGTGATAATGGGGAAGCGGAAGATCTAGGCCGCGAGCTCCCCAGTGGCGTGCGTACGACTCAAGAAGAGCGCTTCGGCGTCTtccggaggtggtggtgccgagCTCGAAAGGCCGGCGCGTTGCGTGACAGCGTCGCTGGACGCTCCGCCGCGACGCTGGAGGATATCATCGGCTTTGGCTGCCTACTCACCCCGTCAGCAGCCGCAACGAGGAATGTCACCAGTGGAAAGCCTGTGCGCACTGCGACTGCACAGTGA